One genomic segment of Trichoplusia ni isolate ovarian cell line Hi5 chromosome 5, tn1, whole genome shotgun sequence includes these proteins:
- the LOC113494057 gene encoding homeobox protein MSH-A-like: MESRMQDSHKSFLIKDLLGDVLRPGAVLAIGPPQSEEDQEPLRCNSRASQNLETSDAEDDISVGDNRSETSTPKKQFTFPKEFKKKSDEEDGERSSPLEYNLNNQANYSSPFKEDESEYERTDERMKLYDTSLFHLYRPERDGKKDEGEGAGYEHMGGGLSDSIYGRSMDLSKNSFQSQLLAGFASVIAGSSQRESQESNDRQPGNRPSASSSSSRKPRRRRTAFTHAQLAYLERKFRCQKYLSVADRGDVAEALSLSETQVKTWYQNRRTKWKRQNQLRLEQLRAQAASGERDLSAHALPLACALLPPYPAYMHCHL, encoded by the exons GTCCACCGCAGAGCGAGGAAGATCAAGAACCATTAAGATGTAATTCGAGAGCCAGTCAGAATCTAGAAACATCTGATGCTGAGGACGACATATCCGTGGGCGACAACAGAAGTGAGACATCCACGCCAAAGAAGCAGTTTACATTTCCGAAAGAATTCAAAAAAAAGTCGGATGAGGAAGACGGAGAAAGATCATCACCATTAGAATACAACTTGAACAATCAGGCGAATTATAGTTCACCTTTCAAAGAAGATGAGAGTGAATATGAGCGGACAGATGAACGCATGAAGCTTTACGACACGAGCCTGTTTCACCTGTACCGGCCGGAGCGGGACGGGAAGAAGGACGAGGGTGAAGGCGCGGGCTACGAGCACATGGGCGGAGGCCTGTCCGACAGCATCTACGGCAGGTCTATGGACCTGTCCAAGAACTCGTTCCAGTCGCAACTGTTGGCAGGCTTTGCGTCTGTCATTGCTGGAAGTAGTCAGAGAGAGTCGCAAGAATCAAACG ATCGTCAGCCTGGTAATCGTCCATCTGCATCTTCGAGCTCGAGTCGCaagccgcgccgccgccgcaccgccTTCACTCACGCACAGCTTGCATACCTGGAGCGCAAGTTCCGATGCCAGAAGTACCTCAGTGTGGCAGACCGCGGCGACGTTGCTGAAGCGCTAAGTCTTAGCGAGACCCAAGTCAAGACCTGGTACCAAAACCGACg GACCAAATGGAAGCGTCAGAACCAGCTGCGGCTGGAGCAGCTCCGCGCGCAAGCGGCGAGCGGCGAGCGCGACCTGTCGGCGCACGCGCTGCCGCTCGCCTGCGCGCTGCTGCCGCCCTACCCCGCCTATATGCACTGTCATCTGTGA